A genomic window from Salmo salar chromosome ssa23, Ssal_v3.1, whole genome shotgun sequence includes:
- the LOC106584736 gene encoding transcription factor 12 isoform X1, which translates to MYCASYPVSAGTTSNNLMYCYVKSVYDQSPSHHDLNPDSSSHPSSCGEQQGINSSPDMWNSNGMNQAGYGGTGGASAHQSGSYSNLQPSHNHLVYSPHSVSPVEVNRGLPPMSTFHRNNPASSHSLSVNSSENSTGNPSTGWSQTGATLGKALASMYSPDYTSSSENSSTPERSPSPHTGSATGPPANQASLSSSYQASPISLSQLEDRLDRLDDVIYVLRNHAAGPIPSLPSDIHSLLNQANLGHRPTMAHDTAMVEAVNLNNNNHHPVLQSRSQNKHGHSFPAGLPAGLGGLELKLEGLEKDEQYDLLHSHYNQGNRHSHSSDSHSQRADEESVSHKTQGDSMTSSIHEDEDNLSPEQKAERERERRMANNARERLRVRDINEAFKELGHMTQLHLKSEKPQTKLLVLHQAVAVILSLEQQVRERNLNPKTACLRRREQEKMSAGLTDAQGLQQHQASLHRGLDAANPMGHNL; encoded by the exons ATGTATTGCGCTTCCTATCCTGTCTCTGCCGGGACCACCAGCAATAACCTGATGTATTGCTACGTCAAATCG GTTTACGATCAATCTCCAAGTCACCATGACCTCAACCCTGACTcctcctcacacccctcctcctgTGGCGAACAACAGGGGATTAACAGTTCACCTGACATGTGGAACTCCAACGGAATGAACCAGGCTGGCTATGGAGGAACAGGAGGGGCTTCAGCCCACCAATCAGGAAGCTACAGTAACCTGCAACCGTCACACAATCACCTG GTCTATTCTCCCCATTCAGTCTCACCTGTAGAGGTGAACAGGGGTCTTCCTCCTATGTCTACCTTCCACCGTAACAACCCTGCTTCATCTCACTCCCTGTCAGTCAACAGCTCAGAGAACAGCACAGGAAACCCGTCTACAGGATGGTCTCAGACCGGAGCAACCCTGGGGAAAGCACTGGCTTCC ATGTATTCACCTGACTACACTAGCAGCAGTGAAAACTCCTCCACACCAGAGAGGTCTCCATCTCCACACACAGGGTCTGCAACGGGTCCCCCAGCTAACCAGGCCTCTCTCTCGTCCAGCTACCAGGCCTCACCTATATCACTG tCTCAGTTGGAGGATCGTCTAGACAGACTGGATGATGTGATCTATGTGCTGCGTAACCATGCGGCAGGACCCATCCCCAGCCTGCCCTCTGACATCCACAGCCTGTTAAACCAGGCTAACCTTGGACACAGACCCACCATGGCACATGACACAGCCATG GTAGAGGCTGTCAATctgaacaacaacaaccaccatcCTGTGCTGCAGAGCCGTTCACAGAATAAACATGGCCACTCCTTCCCAGCGGGTCTCCCTGCAGGACTAGGTGGCTTGGAGCTGAAGTTGGAGGGTCTGGAGAAAGATGAGCAGTATGACCTACTTCACAGCCATTACAACCAGGGTAACAGGCACAGCCACAGCTCTGACAGCCACAGCCAGCGCGCCGACGAGGAGAGCGTGTCACACAAGACACAAGGAGACAGCATGACCAG CAGCATCCATGAGGATGAGGACAACCTGAGTCCGGAGCAGAAGGCTGAGCGGGAGCGGGAGCGACGGATGGCCAACAACGCCCGCGAGCGCCTTCGTGTCCGTGACATCAACGAGGCGTTCAAAGAGCTGGGTCACATGACCCAGCTGCACCTGAAGAGCGAGAAGCCCCAGACCAAGCTGCTTGTATTACACCAAGCTGTGGCTGTAATACTTAGTCTAGAACAACAAGTCAGAG AGCGTAATCTGAACCCTAAAACAGCCTGTctgaggaggagggagcaggagaAGATGTCAGCTGGGTTAACAGATGCCCAGGGCCTGCAGCAACACCAGGCATCACTACATCGTGGACTAGATGCTGCCAACCCCATGGGACATAATCTCTAA
- the LOC106584736 gene encoding transcription factor 12 isoform X2, producing MYCASYPVSAGTTSNNLMYCYVKSVYDQSPSHHDLNPDSSSHPSSCGEQQGINSSPDMWNSNGMNQAGYGGTGGASAHQSGSYSNLQPSHNHLVYSPHSVSPVEVNRGLPPMSTFHRNNPASSHSLSVNSSENSTGNPSTGWSQTGATLGKALASMYSPDYTSSSENSSTPERSPSPHTGSATGPPANQASLSSSYQASPISLSQLEDRLDRLDDVIYVLRNHAAGPIPSLPSDIHSLLNQANLGHRPTMAHDTAMVEAVNLNNNNHHPVLQSRSQNKHGHSFPAGLPAGLGGLELKLEGLEKDEQYDLLHSHYNQGNRHSHSSDSHSQRADEESVSHKTQGDSMTSIHEDEDNLSPEQKAERERERRMANNARERLRVRDINEAFKELGHMTQLHLKSEKPQTKLLVLHQAVAVILSLEQQVRERNLNPKTACLRRREQEKMSAGLTDAQGLQQHQASLHRGLDAANPMGHNL from the exons ATGTATTGCGCTTCCTATCCTGTCTCTGCCGGGACCACCAGCAATAACCTGATGTATTGCTACGTCAAATCG GTTTACGATCAATCTCCAAGTCACCATGACCTCAACCCTGACTcctcctcacacccctcctcctgTGGCGAACAACAGGGGATTAACAGTTCACCTGACATGTGGAACTCCAACGGAATGAACCAGGCTGGCTATGGAGGAACAGGAGGGGCTTCAGCCCACCAATCAGGAAGCTACAGTAACCTGCAACCGTCACACAATCACCTG GTCTATTCTCCCCATTCAGTCTCACCTGTAGAGGTGAACAGGGGTCTTCCTCCTATGTCTACCTTCCACCGTAACAACCCTGCTTCATCTCACTCCCTGTCAGTCAACAGCTCAGAGAACAGCACAGGAAACCCGTCTACAGGATGGTCTCAGACCGGAGCAACCCTGGGGAAAGCACTGGCTTCC ATGTATTCACCTGACTACACTAGCAGCAGTGAAAACTCCTCCACACCAGAGAGGTCTCCATCTCCACACACAGGGTCTGCAACGGGTCCCCCAGCTAACCAGGCCTCTCTCTCGTCCAGCTACCAGGCCTCACCTATATCACTG tCTCAGTTGGAGGATCGTCTAGACAGACTGGATGATGTGATCTATGTGCTGCGTAACCATGCGGCAGGACCCATCCCCAGCCTGCCCTCTGACATCCACAGCCTGTTAAACCAGGCTAACCTTGGACACAGACCCACCATGGCACATGACACAGCCATG GTAGAGGCTGTCAATctgaacaacaacaaccaccatcCTGTGCTGCAGAGCCGTTCACAGAATAAACATGGCCACTCCTTCCCAGCGGGTCTCCCTGCAGGACTAGGTGGCTTGGAGCTGAAGTTGGAGGGTCTGGAGAAAGATGAGCAGTATGACCTACTTCACAGCCATTACAACCAGGGTAACAGGCACAGCCACAGCTCTGACAGCCACAGCCAGCGCGCCGACGAGGAGAGCGTGTCACACAAGACACAAGGAGACAGCATGACCAG CATCCATGAGGATGAGGACAACCTGAGTCCGGAGCAGAAGGCTGAGCGGGAGCGGGAGCGACGGATGGCCAACAACGCCCGCGAGCGCCTTCGTGTCCGTGACATCAACGAGGCGTTCAAAGAGCTGGGTCACATGACCCAGCTGCACCTGAAGAGCGAGAAGCCCCAGACCAAGCTGCTTGTATTACACCAAGCTGTGGCTGTAATACTTAGTCTAGAACAACAAGTCAGAG AGCGTAATCTGAACCCTAAAACAGCCTGTctgaggaggagggagcaggagaAGATGTCAGCTGGGTTAACAGATGCCCAGGGCCTGCAGCAACACCAGGCATCACTACATCGTGGACTAGATGCTGCCAACCCCATGGGACATAATCTCTAA